From Argopecten irradians isolate NY chromosome 2, Ai_NY, whole genome shotgun sequence, the proteins below share one genomic window:
- the LOC138316175 gene encoding uncharacterized protein has translation MDLSIRVILGLIVPVSHHLLHWWLHKRKTKMDDCIDEGRKYDVFLVYPSKDSANAEKVEEILKQNGQRVCIHERDFLPGALIMDNISPAITESRKYVIIYDSNCTGVYKFEIHRCLLNCVITGKERAIILLVSPEDTDVPLELKAYQCIVQQGHWQKQLIQAVKEPIVFKRSVNFSNNYVVISVSHLDSEFRNSQTIDALNYLRQRVNKLQEIEVSKAVDEAKRNADSLRYRDAEGTSSISSIEAMEKMFNIMEAQPTVVILWICKKFQCDQTSQGFLQSLLLSLMDRPECPVIISVQPKGSQPIGLLKDISYLPFESLVAEGTRHDPDECNKRFMEHISKACKANHFITYQGLTEGTGNSMKSFDARSGRKVFRVSEVDGKFQDEMSPRYLGISFTGDGHLVLLDADNSCLKKMTILGFPIKKMPFEEMPNRLSRVDDDHVALIFWDTYKILTINTAKMEIEGIREIEKQGVKATLKGITALDKDTMVVTSSGQKCSLNIGLVQKTNIQQSEIVEDLDGNKFSMPRRLTKLDQRTIAIAD, from the exons ATGGATCTCTCCATTCGAGTTATCCTGGGTTTAATTGTACCAGTCTCCCACCACCTACTGCACTGGTGGTTACATAAAAGAAAGACGAAG ATGGACGACTGTATTGACGAAGGCCGAAAGTATGACGTTTTTCTGGTATACCCTTCAAAAGATAGTGCCAATGCAGAAAAGGTTGAGGAAATTCTGAAACAAAACGGCCAAAGAGTCTGTATACATGAACGGGATTTCTTACCCGGTGCTTTGATAATGGATAATATATCTCCAGCAATTACGGAGAGCCgaaaatatgttattatttaCGATAGTAACTGTACTGGAGTgtataaatttgaaatacataGGTGTTTGTTAAATTGTGTGATAACGGGTAAAGAAAGAGCTATCATATTATTAGTAAGCCCTGAAGACACGGACGTTCCCTTGGAGTTAAAGGCATATCAGTGTATCGTTCAACAAGGGCACTGGCAAAAACAGCTCATTCAAGCCGTTAAGGAACCGATTGTTTTCAAACGTAGCGTAAACTTTTCAAACAATTATGTCGTTATTTCTGTTTCTCATTTGGACTCAGAGTTCAGAAATTCACAGACAATAGATGCATTAAATTACCTAAGACAAAGGGTCAATAAACTACAAGAAATCGAAGTGTCAAAAGCCGTCGATGAGGCGAAGAGAAATGCGGACAGTCTTCGATACAGAGATGCAGAAGGAACATCTTCCATATCCTCTATCGAAGCAATGGAGAAAATGTTTAACATAATGGAGGCACAACCTACGGTTGTCATTCTTTGGATTTGTAAAAAGTTCCAATGTGATCAAACAAGCCAAGGATTTTTACAGTCATTGCTACTATCGCTGATGGACAGACCAGAGTGTCCCGTTATCATATCAGTACAACCAAAGGGATCCCAACCCATAGGTCTCCTAAAAGACATTTCATATCTTCCTTTCGAATCATTGGTAGCTGAAGGCACACGCCACGACCCAGATGAATGTAATAAACGCTTCATGGAACATATATCAAAGGCATGTAAAG CCAACCATTTTATCACCTATCAAGGATTAACAGAAGGAACAGGAA ACTCAATGAAATCGTTTGATGCGCGATCTGGACGGAAGGTGTTCAGGGTCTCCGAAGTTGACGGCAAATTTCAAGATGAAATGTCACCACGATACTTAGGCATATCATTTACTGGCGATGGCCATTTAGTGCTACTGGATGCTGACAACAGTTGTCTGAAGAAAATGACCATTTTAGGGTTCCCTATCAAAAAAATGCCATTTGAGGAAATGCCTAACCGGCTTTCACGCGTAGATGATGACCACGTAGCGTTGATATTCTGGGATACATATAAAATACTTACTATCAACACAGCAAAGATGGAGATTGAGGGTATCCGGGAGATCGAGAAACAAGGTGTCAAGGCCACACTTAAAGGCATCACAGCTCTCGACAAGGACACCATGGTCGTAACGTcaagtggtcagaagtgttcGCTTAACATAGGCTTGGTtcagaaaacaaatattcaacAGAGTGAAATTGTAGAAGATCTAGACGGGAATAAATTCTCCATGCCTCGACGACTCACGAAGCTGGACCAACGTACAATCGCCATTGCTGATTAA